The Tistrella mobilis genome window below encodes:
- a CDS encoding enoyl-CoA hydratase/isomerase family protein, which translates to MTDTRPLDAARTAEARALYDHLTGNGSRFLRVGELLTAGAEAAPGLLPDVATLAAEAARPLSAKTGVEMAQALFLQAIFADQPRGLHLCHAMLLPRPEAAANAARLARDGVLDLGLVRVERRGRLLVVENRNAGRLNAEDVPTIDALEHAVDAALLDEESTACILRGGVVDHPRYAGRRLAGAGLNLTDLYEGRVPYVMYIEREMGWVAKVFRGLAAPDRLPDELAETREKAWIGVIDGFAIGAATQALLVCDAVVAEAGSWFNVPARKEGLVPGCTNLRLPRIMGDRLARQIIMNGRTIRVDEPEARLLIDRVAEPDGLETAIDEVAADLVDGGVVSIAGNRRAFRVAQEPLDLFRAYLATYTREVAVCHLSPALVANLERHWTGRKARG; encoded by the coding sequence ATGACCGACACCCGGCCGCTCGATGCCGCGCGCACGGCAGAAGCCCGCGCGCTTTATGATCACCTGACCGGCAATGGCAGCCGGTTCCTGCGGGTGGGGGAATTGCTGACCGCAGGGGCGGAAGCGGCCCCCGGGCTGCTGCCCGATGTCGCAACGCTCGCGGCCGAAGCCGCCCGCCCGCTGTCGGCCAAGACCGGTGTCGAGATGGCCCAGGCGCTGTTCCTGCAGGCAATCTTCGCCGATCAGCCCCGCGGCCTGCATCTTTGCCATGCGATGCTGCTGCCCCGCCCCGAAGCCGCCGCCAATGCCGCGCGGCTTGCCCGCGACGGGGTGCTGGATCTGGGGCTGGTCCGGGTGGAACGGCGCGGCCGGCTGCTGGTGGTGGAAAACCGCAATGCCGGCCGGCTGAATGCCGAGGACGTGCCCACCATCGACGCGCTGGAACATGCGGTCGATGCCGCGCTGCTGGACGAAGAGAGCACCGCCTGCATCCTGCGCGGCGGCGTGGTCGACCATCCCCGCTATGCCGGCCGACGGCTGGCCGGGGCCGGGCTGAACCTGACCGATCTCTACGAAGGCCGCGTGCCCTATGTGATGTATATCGAGCGCGAGATGGGCTGGGTGGCCAAGGTCTTCCGCGGCCTGGCGGCCCCGGACCGCCTGCCCGACGAACTGGCGGAAACGCGCGAGAAGGCCTGGATCGGGGTGATCGACGGCTTCGCCATCGGCGCCGCCACCCAGGCGCTGCTGGTCTGCGATGCGGTGGTGGCCGAAGCCGGCAGCTGGTTCAACGTGCCCGCCCGCAAGGAAGGGCTGGTGCCGGGCTGCACCAATCTGCGCCTGCCCCGGATCATGGGCGACCGGCTGGCCCGCCAGATCATCATGAACGGTCGCACCATCCGGGTCGACGAGCCCGAAGCCCGGCTGCTGATCGACCGCGTGGCCGAACCCGACGGGCTGGAGACGGCGATCGACGAGGTGGCGGCCGATCTGGTCGATGGCGGCGTGGTCTCGATCGCCGGCAACCGCCGCGCCTTCCGGGTGGCCCAGGAACCGCTGGACCTGTTCCGCGCCTATCTTGCGACCTATACCCGCGAGGTGGCGGTCTGCCATCTGAGCCCGGCGCTGGTCGCCAATCTGGAACGGCACTGGACCGGGCGGAAGGCGCGCGGCTGA